The genomic region GGCCTTGCTCTTCACCGTGGGTGTCGTGGTCGCGGCCCTCAGCACCTCGCTCACGTGGTTCGTGATCGCCCGCGTGATCGCCGCGTTCGGCGGCGCGGCGCTCGTGCCCACCGCGAGCGCCGTCGCGGCGACGATCGTCGCGCCCGAGCGACGCGGGCGGGCGCTCGCCTTCGTGGGAGCCGGTTTCACACTCGCCGTCGCGATCGGCTCGCCGCTCGGCACCGCACTGGGCAGCGCGGCCGGCTGGCGCGCCCCGATGTGGCTGCTCGTCGGCATCGGCGCGCTGGTCACCGTGCTGATTCCGGTGGCATTCCGCGGGATGCCCCGCCCCGCCCCCGTCTCGCTGCGCGCCAGGGTGCGCCCGCTGTCCGACCTCCGGGTGATCGCCGCTCTCGGCGGCGTGCTCTTCGCCACCGCCAGCTTCAACATCGTGTACATCTTCTCGGCACAGGTTCTGCATCGGGCGACCGGCGGATCGGGCACGCTGCTCGCGGTCCTGCTGCTCGTGTACGGCGGTGCGGGCGTGCTCGGCAACGTCTTCGCCGGCCGCATCACCGACCGCTACGGCAGTCGAGCGAGCGCGGCCGTCGCCCTGATCGTTCAGGCGGTCGCCCTGGTGGCCGTCGCGTTCTTCGAGTGGTCGTATCCGCTCTGTCTCCTGCTGTTCGTGGTCTGGGGCGTGGTGGTCGCGGGGCTCACGATCCCCATGCAGCACCGGCTCGTAAGCATCGATCCGGCGAACGCGCAGCAGACGATGGCCTGGTTCTCGACGGCCATGTACCTCGGCATCGCCATCGCCCCGCCGCTCGGCAACGCGGCCATCGGGCTCGGCGGGCCGTGGCTGGTGCCGATCGCGGGCGCCGTGGTGAGCGTGCTGGCGCTGGGGCTGTTCCTGCTGGG from Humibacter ginsenosidimutans harbors:
- a CDS encoding MFS transporter, which encodes MVGLFAVGTNAFVIAGLLPRIADGLGASQASVSYTITIYAVLVAVASPAVAIVLARVSRAGLMASGALLFTVGVVVAALSTSLTWFVIARVIAAFGGAALVPTASAVAATIVAPERRGRALAFVGAGFTLAVAIGSPLGTALGSAAGWRAPMWLLVGIGALVTVLIPVAFRGMPRPAPVSLRARVRPLSDLRVIAALGGVLFATASFNIVYIFSAQVLHRATGGSGTLLAVLLLVYGGAGVLGNVFAGRITDRYGSRASAAVALIVQAVALVAVAFFEWSYPLCLLLFVVWGVVVAGLTIPMQHRLVSIDPANAQQTMAWFSTAMYLGIAIAPPLGNAAIGLGGPWLVPIAGAVVSVLALGLFLLGFATRRMSAVATHGIPTTVEP